Part of the Tenebrio molitor chromosome 4, icTenMoli1.1, whole genome shotgun sequence genome, TTAATGAggaatcttttatgttctcaAGTCAAAACCAcgtttgcgttaaaatttggttcatagtgacagttgtttgccgtttattagctgagttagcaaagatacgaaaaatctgacactgtcaaagtcaaatctaagtaattgttgatcgcaccgtatattAGTGGGGAGAAAatcgttttatttataatgattTTTTGCAGCAGAAAAATAATGTCCATACTGCCACATTAcgtctgtttttattttttgtcaacATTATTTGTTCAtgagtgatttttttctatttccaaTATGCATTGCAATGAAACTTTTGCATCTATTGGATTGTTTCAATAGATTCTATTCTATGcctgttaaatttttacgtcTTCAAACTGGAAAACAAGTGCAATTTAGTTTTTCAAGATTGGCATTTCTGATCTTGGCATGAcgaaaatgaaatgtcaaaataaacgccaaaacaaaacgaattttaatttaagttgTTTCCGTggaatatacagggtcatataaatgattgtagtccaagttggcgtaaaaactgaatgtaaaatttatggttgccgctccatataaaaaatgatgaataagtgagtacacaccgttcacacaaaGGACTTAAATTGGTtgaaaacaactcaatatttttagattcaatcgttaatttagaaagaaataaataaaattctcatcaccgcatttttcacataaaaaaatgacactgacagtgacaaaaattgacagttcacagtgaggcgactacaataatttataatgaccctgtaagtacaaatgtaaatttaattgtaaTCTCGTATTTCTGGCGGGATACATAGAAGAATAGAAAATTGTCTTCGctcgtttttaatttgttaataacaattgaaatttgaatctTAAACAACAATATGACATTTGCTGCCAACCACGacaaaattccccaaatttgaaaattgtttattttcatttaaaaatggatTAAAAGGTGAAAagtagaaaatagtatattatgatacaagtttataaggaagcctttaaagcacgcgcgacgagtttaagagcggAGTGTTTTTAACgtcgcattttagtgtcaaaaacagggagtatgattcaggtataataaaaaattgtgtgtGATGGATGATATTTCGTTTTTAGGGCATTTTGTAGTACTTATTTCTTCATGGCACTCCTCGGAAGCTCGTCTGCCCTAAACCCGTGTTTCCtacaaaatgcttcttatgAGGCTTGTTGTCTGAGATCGCAAATTAGAGAAGTATGAGATCTTCATCATAATTGAGCTCTTGCGATAGACCTTCCTTGTGAGAAGAGAGTATGTAACTCCTCGACCATCAATCGTCCAATTTAAGGGAATGAGCAGACCATAGAACGAATTTAATGCCTacctattttttcctggtaggcggttgcgcgcgccatttacaaaatcctgcaacgaaatgcgacctcCCTATTGGTTGGTTAGTGGTAGTCTTCATGCGTGATGTCTATTTcgttcttttttcttctcgtCTTCTCTTGTTGAAGCTTTCTTCATAGCCTATACTATTGTTACGTGTATGTCCTCCGAGATGTTCCTACGTAAGTCTTCACTTACGAAATAATGATAGAACTCGACCAGATCCCAGAGAGTGTGGTAGGATAAGACACATAGTTGTGTTGCCATTTGATAAAATATCTTTATTCACACAAGTGGGTATAATAACAAATATCCACATCTAGTGTATAATGAAGCAAActcgattaaaaataaaataaaaaatacaacaaacaaaaataatgtacTTACTGAAATATTGACAAAAGATTGAGTCGTTGTGAAAAATGCCACAATTTGAATAGACAAATATTGAAGCGCTTTTACAACATGCAGGGAAAGTCGCACAATTTGTGCTTGGTGTTCGCCACACGAAACaactaaaatagaaaatagaataaaaaaattgggagTAGAAAAATACATAGAGAACTTTGATTTACTCTACTCTACTTTCCTTCCTTAATGAAAAGGGTACCGCTTTGTTAAAATTGAACACCAAACCGCGGAGAAACGGTTTTTTATCACTGaaacaaaaaactaaaaaacggTAACTCCGGTACTGCCAAAACTTCCAAATTTATAGTCCTGAGCGAAAACTTCCAATAAATGTAGCCAGAAATGTAGGAATACGATATCATAGCgtcatgttttattttaatgggaATAGTGCAAGGATAACAGAGGCCAGTAATCGCGCAGCTGAGGGTCTCGTGGATGTCGTTTCTTAGACGGCAGCCGTGACCGGTTGCGTTGACGCACCGGGAATCTTCCCAAGCACTTTGGAGAGGTTGACCCCGGTTAAGGCATTGACGGCAGGTGGAATTTGTCCCACCAGCCGAGTTATTTCGGCAGTGGTGTTGTCGGGACCTCCTATGAGGACGATTTCCTCGGTTTTGGCCAACGGTGCCGCCACTTCTGCAGCGATCTGCAAACAAAAACTCGTTAGGAGGGAAGAGTGTCGTCTCACATGGAGACAGTACTTTAGGTAAGGCCTCTAGAACGATAGACATAATGGCAGCATCTCCGTATTGCTTGTAGACAGCGGCTTTTTGTCTCATGCGCTCCGCGTCAGCTTTTCCCACGCAGGAAATTGCGGCGGCTTCGGCCGTACCCAATAGCTTTATCTTTTCGCTGTCTGCTATGGCGTTCTGAACGGTTTGAGTGCTGGAATGAGAACAGAACATATCAGGAATTGATACAAAATGTAATGAGGTGCAGTGATATTCATACAGAGTAATGGTGGGCTAAAATCAATtggaaaatctttaaaaaactGATAAAGATGAGAacatttccttcgttcttcTTCACATTTTAGTTGTAGGTATTCAAGATTTAATTTCACAACCATTATTAGCTCTTTTCGGGTACTAAAGTAAAAGCAAATAATTTACTTTGAGaattcatttataaaaaaaaaatattatcaaaaTCTTTTATTCAGTTGgttctaaattaatttttgcaaagtATGTGATCTTTTTGCAGTTAACGATTGGGGGAAACGCGTTTTCGTTcaaagttttttcaaaaataaatgttaaaagatttttttcattcattattcGTTCCTTGGGGCTCTCGCAGTCGGGGAGCATTCGCTAATATCTATCGTACTCAAGACTTAATCCGGCGCAGAGAACACAATGAAGCCACGCCACCCATTAATGGGGAAATGGATGGTTGACAGACAGTTGGCATGTGAAAAGAGTTTCTTGTAAGTCTTTTTATTATTCCCGATAGTATTCCAGAATTGACCCAAAGGTAAGTATATTaaaaggaaatttaaaaattagatgactaaattttaatttagagtatttttagaaaaatatctGTGATTCCTGCTATTGGAACgtgaaacaacattttttcaacaatccaacagtttctaaatattttcaaacaaCAATAAGTAGATACACActttataaaaacattttttcttgttcaCTTGAACTTGACACTGTCAACTCCTGACATTCTCAATCAATTTCCGGAAGATTAGAAACCGGTTAGAGTCATCTGCGACCCTGAACTCGAACTGTTCTCACGCGTTACGGCTAGAACTAAGACACTAGAGCCAGCTCTAGCTACACCAGCCTAGGGCTCTGTATAAATGTTAACACTTAGTGTATACACTTCATCTAGAGACAAAAGTGTCGTCGTGTAAGCGACAGCCCAGTAAATTTAAGTCTTCTTACATTGTTGCGTaattgtataaaattaaaactaaatgtaaattaaaatctGAAAACGCAGGAAATGGTATCAAAACATTGTCTTTACtatttattgtttcttttatttgtatttgtatttgctTTCAAAATATATTAAGGGCCGTCTTGtatgaaatttggaaaacttGGAAAAACAACTGTATACAggatgtctcagctaagactttcaagcctaatatctcggatTTGCCAaaggatttttatgaaatttaaaatgcagatattttagaccgtgaaggttcaattagtaataataaagttaaaaaatgtaattttaacacatgtttcctttattgaaaattaagcgcaattattattagattgttaaacattaaaaaatagatgttaacacaaacaattaactaaatcacttgtctgattcaacgaaaagattaaattttgtcgttaaaaatttaatgtaaaatttgaaggtatttgaccagttaccttttgaaacaattaatgattaattgccaagcaacattttgtacacctttaaagtctgtcaaaattgggcgcgctttattagaaacttcaaattgtgaaaatttattgaaaatactctaaaaatagactacagcggcagaaatttcaatattgttgaaaaaggaaaaacattttgctaatgcagagtgtcgtaagaacttcaatgacacagttcgttttctggtggaacactatccaaatgtaggctttacaaaatgtaaggttaagagagtcgtcaatttatttgaagacacaggaagcgtaagtactattgcgggcaaaaaaagtgggacatcaaatttctgtcagttttgaaaaattcgatgtagttcaagctttattgtcatttttttgacactattccagctgacagtttaaaaatttattttatactcctattttccttttcgaaATGccttcttcttttgataaaggtagagtttgattggaactttgcattaaataaatattcactacgtgcttacttacaatcattccctacaacctacaatacttaatgacaacgtcaatcaattcaaagtagggttagaatcaggtaagggttatttcacattaaaagtcaagacaatgacgttgatgtcccactttttttgcccgcaatagtacgtgaactaaattaccttgctaaaatatcccgatcgtggtttagtcctttatggaagaattaaagcatccagtataataaattacgcccaaatgttgtctttaactttgtaagtatttgtaaggttagcaagataaacgtcaaatatgtcacctgcgcttctgcgaaaagggatgaccaaaattctgcaaaattgtgcgtttgtttcatacgcgtctacgtttttgcatttgcagccacgtttaacacagttttttgcttttttcttgcaaaccagacgtctttcaaggacgagtttttccctacagcattttttattgacgctcaattttttatgtaaatcttaattgattcaacattttaaaaaggcatgtaaaaattacgtttttaagacttgggtgattgcattactgggattttattcttcaccgtctaaaatatctgcattttaaatttcacaaaaatccgctggaaaataaccgagttattaggcttagctgagacaccctgtacatattctttaaatataatttggttgaaacctccctagaaagtgagtttGTATCCATAAATACAGTGGGTGAAGATTTCCcttttgttcacttcactttcggtCATCGTTTTTTGCTCACTatctttcactcactggttttttctaattctccctgataacgtaattttgattttttaggcaacattAAGTGCCTCCcggcacttgcctcttccaggacatcatcaggaacatataattcttcatcatccatttccacaataTGCACACAACCAttttattgacgttacagaactttgtttattttgtatttttttgatCCGTCCAcaaatgttatttatttttatttaaaattttgaatacaaagttacagactcactttccaAGGacgtatcgaacaaaaccaaatacagcactcgagagtaaggccgctttcgttcacttgcaTCGTCCACGAACAGAAgtttcgcgtgaacgaaagctttgccttcctcactcttactgtaaataattattttccacGACTATTAGAGAATATATGGATTGTTGTTGGATATGCAATGAAAGAATAATATCAATTCCACGCCCCCTGGATTTCAAACTGGAATTCACgggctgtcggccaatcacatCCGTCGTATTTTAGGAATCCATGGGTGGATCGCCAATTGGAtgcgtttgtaaacaataagtcgCGCGTCGCGTAGCAACCGCTAAACGAGGCAccattttaattgtcaaatattaaaaaatcaaattaaattcaattttcagagattttttttgtacagtcgttgtttattgttttattataataattcgtACAACGGTACGACCTTGACACTAGgtattgtttgttttagccattttttacattcaatttttatcTGTTATGGAGATTTCATCATAATTTCAAACTTTCCCGTTGAAACGGCGAGACATTTTATATTCAAACAacgtaaataaaattaacgtAATAATTATGGTGGTgttgatttaaaatacaagaaaCAACTAATGTCAAAGCAGAGATAATGCTGAAAAACGTACAATTACCATTACTAGATGTGTTAAGTGTTTGTAGAGATTAGGAAAAACACGAAGAAACTGATATGGAAATGCTTTGATAATTgagaattaataaatatacttataaaaatgcctcgaaaaacaaggaatcttttaactgctaaattaaAGCGAGCGTTCATTAAGTGcttcgaagaatttaaaaaacatgatgaactacgaccaaaacgattgtcaacagttttatttcataaccccacgtttttctgacactttcaaacacacaaaaacaaaagttggcgacgttgtcggttgtattttcgaggtagaatgcagtgttggtggatttttgattttggaacaaattatacagtgagcggcaaaagtatggaaaaaattccttaaaaattaaacaaaattttttttcaaaaaaatctttcgacAGGTCagttttagtttataaaaatacatgtttgagtaccaaataaaattccaaacagtcatttgttttcgagttatgacgtcatcgatagtttttttaaatggaaaccccctatttttttttcttgattctgatagcccttttaattgtctaaatgacagtataaaaattttgttatcttacataaggacatttttgagaaaaaaaattataaagttggaaaatttttttttataacgaacaaaaacaagtcaaaaaatcaagtaggtaaatcaaacagtcaaatgttactggcaatttcattcgtatgtgttatttgttttacaaaacgttttcgaaaatgactcatttaacagaaacacaacgtatagaaattttaattttcttggaTGCGaggataaaactagataaaactaaaacaggaggaatttcttcataaacttgcttattgttaacaagctgggggatggcaattcgaacatttaattccataattttaggtacttactaacacagtttttgacttgtttttgttcgttataaaatttattttttccaactttattatttttttttctcaaaaaattccttatgtaaggtaacaaaatttttatactggcatttagacaattaaaagggctatcagaatcaagaaaaaaaatagggggtttccatttaaaaaaactatcgatgacgtcatcactcgaaaacaaatgactgtttggaattttattttatattaaaatatgtatttttataaactaaaattgacctgtccaaagatttttttgaaaaaaattgtgtttaatttttaatgaatttattccatacttttgccgctcactgtatataaaattttgattctTTCATTCTTATTGATTATTCTCGTATAAGTATACCAAGTGatcaaaaacaaatcaaacgtttgtaaactttgccgaaatcgaaaagttgttttttaggttaacaacagcacatcgttgacgtttctttgacattttcgcgaaaaatctgcttaccagtggcgtcgccaATAAAGCTgttaaattacccattcttatgaatgtaaaatgttgcccttgtttattttatgaattttcttcattatcagataataataataaaatgcacaattataattccaacatccaaaattcatgaggtataatttattataaaatagagTTTgggaccacaaattgtctacgcccatgattgaacgcttatttgcataggattccgctacgacatgaccgataacttgtaacgcctgctctgatttgttctctttttcatcacattgtattttgtttcttgtaacgagtgttcaaataaatttgtggtCAACCAGGCCGTGATTTTCTCTCTCTTCGCAACACACTGTTGGACAATTCtttcagatacataacctcattttgatcacatttttgataaaagaaaaattgaagttttggattttttttttaattatttcactgAACATTTTCTTCGTTGCCATTTCAAAAATAGGATTCtatcataaatattttgtgttcTCGGGTGAAAAtcattgtttaaataaatttctcataaatgtcaaaattgacaggtGACAATACATAAAGTAAAcgcaacaatttaaaattgaaagtcTTTAGCCACTCACCGTTTTCCTTCGGCAATCATTTGCACCCTGTAGCTTTCGGCTTCGGCCGGCAGACGAACTGTCGCATTGAGCTCTCTTTCCTTCCTGAGAACCTCTTGCGCCTCCACTTCGATCTGCTTCTTCCTTTCCACAACATCGATTTGTATTTCTTCGTTACGTATTTTCTGGCGAATTTTCGCTGCTTGTAATTCGTAAGCCAGTTGTGCTTCAGCTTTCTAAGCAAAGAAGTCGTTCGAAAAATGCAGATCGACCGCGCGATCGAATACTTACGGCAGTGTTGATTTCTTGATTGAAGTTAGCTTTTTGCAGCTTGAACATCCTCGAATTATCTTCGATCTTGGTGTCGGTCGAATATTTGACGTCCATGGCGGACTTTTGGCATTCGGCTTCGCGAATGCCAGCGTCGCGGTTGGCTTCGGCGACGCCGGCGTCGGCGTCACGCTTCACCATGGCCGTCTGGGCCTTGCCCAATGACGTGAGATATTGGACTTCGTCATAAACGTCCTTTATTGTGAAGGACAGGATCTCGATCCCCATCCTGCCCACATCCGGGGCTGCCACTTCCCGGACCAGGGCCGCAAATTGGTCCCGATCGCGATACACTTCTTCTACTGTAAGAGTtcctgtaaaaaaaaatgtcatcagTTTATGAGCTTTAAGATTACAAGCTGCTTATTTCTAGCGTCAGGTTGATGAAGCTGTCAAAGGTTTGTGTGTGAAAAAAATCGTCATTTTACGATCTTCACAGGGTCTTCTGCATTAGATCGTATTTCAGACATTACAGTCAATTCCAATGTAACAcctagtagattatatcattaagagtagaagtgagtctttttgtgctaagcccagagctTGAAGATCGACTTCGCTGCTGATTTCGTAATagtagatttttaaatttggcgcaTATAAATGACCGTTGAGGGAGTCATATGACGTCAT contains:
- the Flo2 gene encoding flotillin-2 isoform X1, whose amino-acid sequence is MGNIHTVGPNEALIVSGGCCGSTKRVTIVGGWAWAWWLVTDVQRLSLEVMTLNPMCEGVETAQGVPLTVTGVAQCKIMKADELLCTASEQFLGKSVKEIKSTILQTLEGHLRAILGTLTVEEVYRDRDQFAALVREVAAPDVGRMGIEILSFTIKDVYDEVQYLTSLGKAQTAMVKRDADAGVAEANRDAGIREAECQKSAMDVKYSTDTKIEDNSRMFKLQKANFNQEINTAKAEAQLAYELQAAKIRQKIRNEEIQIDVVERKKQIEVEAQEVLRKERELNATVRLPAEAESYRVQMIAEGKRTQTVQNAIADSEKIKLLGTAEAAAISCVGKADAERMRQKAAVYKQYGDAAIMSIVLEALPKIAAEVAAPLAKTEEIVLIGGPDNTTAEITRLVGQIPPAVNALTGVNLSKVLGKIPGASTQPVTAAV
- the Flo2 gene encoding flotillin-2 isoform X2, with the translated sequence MQLSRGTLTVEEVYRDRDQFAALVREVAAPDVGRMGIEILSFTIKDVYDEVQYLTSLGKAQTAMVKRDADAGVAEANRDAGIREAECQKSAMDVKYSTDTKIEDNSRMFKLQKANFNQEINTAKAEAQLAYELQAAKIRQKIRNEEIQIDVVERKKQIEVEAQEVLRKERELNATVRLPAEAESYRVQMIAEGKRTQTVQNAIADSEKIKLLGTAEAAAISCVGKADAERMRQKAAVYKQYGDAAIMSIVLEALPKIAAEVAAPLAKTEEIVLIGGPDNTTAEITRLVGQIPPAVNALTGVNLSKVLGKIPGASTQPVTAAV